The Prosthecodimorpha staleyi genome has a window encoding:
- the chpT gene encoding histidine phosphotransferase ChpT, whose product MADAADIAALDLAALLASRVCHDIISPVGAITNGLEVLEEETGEEMRSFAMDLIKKSARQASAKLQFARLAFGAAGSAGAEIDLGDAEAVTRNFMSGEKANIEWTAVRVLMPKNKVKLLLNLVLIATHAIPRGGTIRVTVEGAPTAPTFRLACTGTNARIPPNVDQILDGRLPEQAPDAHMIQPIYAGLLARAAAMRATVAKEGDDVVFTAVPQDVVG is encoded by the coding sequence ATGGCCGACGCCGCCGACATCGCCGCGCTCGATCTCGCGGCACTTCTTGCCAGCCGCGTCTGTCACGACATCATCTCGCCGGTCGGCGCCATCACCAACGGGCTCGAAGTCCTGGAGGAGGAGACCGGCGAGGAGATGCGCAGCTTCGCGATGGACCTCATCAAGAAGAGCGCCCGCCAGGCCTCCGCCAAGCTCCAGTTTGCGCGTCTGGCCTTCGGGGCGGCCGGCTCGGCCGGCGCGGAGATCGATCTCGGCGACGCCGAAGCGGTCACGCGCAACTTCATGTCCGGCGAGAAGGCCAACATCGAGTGGACGGCCGTGCGCGTCCTGATGCCCAAGAACAAGGTCAAGCTGCTGCTCAACCTGGTTCTGATCGCCACCCATGCCATTCCGCGCGGCGGCACCATCCGCGTCACCGTCGAAGGCGCCCCGACCGCCCCGACCTTCCGGCTGGCCTGCACCGGCACCAATGCCCGGATTCCGCCGAACGTGGACCAGATTCTTGACGGGCGCCTGCCCGAGCAGGCACCGGACGCGCATATGATCCAGCCGATCTATGCCGGTCTCCTGGCGCGCGCCGCCGCCATGCGGGCGACCGTGGCCAAGGAAGGCGACGATGTCGTCTTCACCGCCGTGCCGCAGGACGTCGTCGGTTGA
- a CDS encoding YHS domain-containing (seleno)protein — protein sequence MADFSGIQATPWLREVAGCFRTFALAGTLLVAGPAVWAAEPSHGGGHGETKPAAPEPPPPPEKPPPPPLPKLEKVETVPRIPKVFADPLTGLALGGLDPVAFFTDGKPIEGRQDLELDWRGAAWRFANEGNQAAFKDAPEIYAPRFSGYCAFQLGRGFLAEAAPNVWVIFRDRLYLFLSPAQRAAFMLDPDGAVAKAEAAWPALSRQLP from the coding sequence ATGGCAGACTTTAGCGGAATTCAGGCGACGCCATGGTTACGGGAGGTTGCCGGCTGCTTTCGCACCTTCGCGCTCGCCGGAACGCTCCTGGTCGCCGGACCCGCCGTGTGGGCTGCCGAGCCCAGTCACGGCGGCGGGCACGGCGAGACCAAGCCGGCCGCTCCGGAGCCACCGCCGCCACCCGAGAAACCGCCGCCGCCGCCCCTGCCGAAGCTGGAGAAGGTCGAGACGGTTCCGCGGATCCCGAAGGTCTTCGCCGACCCGCTGACCGGCCTGGCGCTCGGCGGCCTGGACCCGGTTGCCTTCTTCACCGACGGCAAGCCGATCGAAGGCCGCCAGGATCTGGAACTGGACTGGCGCGGCGCCGCCTGGCGTTTCGCCAACGAGGGCAATCAGGCCGCCTTCAAGGACGCACCGGAGATCTACGCGCCGCGCTTCTCCGGCTATTGTGCCTTCCAGCTCGGCCGCGGCTTCCTTGCCGAAGCGGCGCCGAATGTCTGGGTGATCTTCCGCGACCGGCTCTACCTGTTCCTGTCGCCCGCCCAACGGGCCGCCTTCATGCTCGATCCGGACGGTGCCGTGGCCAAGGCCGAGGCCGCCTGGCCGGCCCTGTCGCGGCAGCTGCCCTGA
- a CDS encoding DUF1134 domain-containing protein, whose amino-acid sequence MARPWLTTILAAVAALFALAAAPAGAQSGPPGGSYSSNELISTGHRFFGTVSGGLATVIEKAVAQYGQPNGYILGEEGSGAIGAGLRYGEGTLHTRDQGQHRIFWQGPSLGWDIGGEGARTMMLVYNLPAVGAIYNRFGGVDGSAYFIGGFGMTALVNNNVYVVPVRAGVGMRLGVALGYLKFTPTATWNPF is encoded by the coding sequence ATGGCTCGCCCTTGGCTCACGACTATCCTTGCCGCCGTCGCGGCCCTCTTCGCTCTCGCGGCGGCTCCTGCCGGCGCCCAGTCGGGTCCGCCCGGCGGCAGCTACAGCTCCAACGAACTCATCTCCACCGGACACCGCTTCTTCGGCACCGTCTCGGGCGGCCTCGCCACCGTGATCGAGAAGGCGGTCGCCCAGTATGGCCAGCCGAACGGTTACATTCTCGGTGAGGAGGGTTCGGGTGCGATCGGGGCCGGCCTGCGCTACGGCGAGGGCACGCTGCATACCCGCGACCAGGGCCAGCACCGCATCTTCTGGCAGGGCCCGTCCCTCGGCTGGGACATCGGCGGCGAAGGCGCCCGGACGATGATGCTGGTCTACAACCTGCCGGCCGTCGGGGCGATCTACAACCGCTTCGGCGGTGTCGACGGCTCCGCCTATTTCATCGGCGGCTTCGGCATGACGGCGCTGGTCAACAACAACGTCTATGTCGTGCCGGTCCGCGCCGGCGTCGGCATGCGCCTCGGCGTGGCGCTCGGCTATCTGAAGTTCACGCCCACCGCCACCTGGAACCCCTTCTGA
- a CDS encoding MurR/RpiR family transcriptional regulator, which translates to MSDIHDEGGSVAEAVRDRLEAMTATERKAAHALLANYPAAGLAPVAEFADRAGVSAPTVLRFVAKLGFAGYPDFQRALRGELEAQWASPLVKAAGPGSRGAPPSAFDRFATAVVDNLQQTRRHLPPTEFDAAVDLVADTRRAIHLIGGRFTDALAGYMAAHLAIVRPRVEHVGSRTGVWRDHLLDMNRRDVLVVFDIRRYQEDVVAFAEAAAARGVTILLVTDQWLSPVARHAEHVLAGRIAVPSRWDSSVALLTLAEALIAAVTERLGPIADQRIAELEALRRGDAR; encoded by the coding sequence ATGTCGGACATCCATGACGAAGGCGGGTCGGTCGCCGAGGCGGTGCGCGACCGCCTGGAGGCGATGACGGCGACCGAGCGCAAGGCGGCCCATGCGCTGCTCGCCAACTATCCGGCCGCAGGGCTCGCCCCGGTCGCCGAATTCGCCGACCGCGCCGGCGTCAGCGCGCCGACGGTGCTGCGATTCGTCGCCAAGCTTGGATTTGCCGGCTATCCGGATTTCCAGCGCGCCCTGCGCGGCGAGTTGGAGGCGCAATGGGCCTCGCCGCTGGTCAAGGCCGCCGGTCCCGGCAGCCGCGGCGCACCGCCGAGCGCCTTCGACCGCTTCGCGACCGCCGTCGTCGACAATCTCCAGCAGACCCGGCGGCACCTGCCGCCGACCGAGTTCGACGCGGCGGTCGATCTGGTCGCCGATACCCGCCGCGCCATCCACCTGATCGGCGGCCGCTTCACCGATGCGCTGGCCGGTTACATGGCCGCCCATCTGGCCATCGTGCGGCCGCGGGTCGAGCATGTCGGTAGCCGGACCGGCGTCTGGCGCGACCATCTCCTCGACATGAACCGGCGCGACGTGCTGGTCGTGTTCGATATCCGGCGCTATCAGGAGGATGTCGTGGCCTTCGCGGAGGCTGCCGCGGCGCGCGGCGTGACCATTCTGCTGGTCACCGATCAGTGGCTGTCCCCGGTCGCCCGCCATGCCGAACATGTCCTGGCCGGCCGAATCGCGGTGCCGTCGCGCTGGGACAGTTCGGTCGCGTTGCTGACGCTCGCCGAGGCGCTAATCGCCGCCGTCACCGAGCGGCTCGGTCCGATCGCCGACCAGCGCATCGCCGAACTGGAAGCGCTGCGCCGGGGCGACGCGCGCTGA
- a CDS encoding N-formylglutamate amidohydrolase encodes MTEAEPADLDISERGGAAAVIERPEGAGRWLLLCDHASNRLPARYGTLGLGAADLTRHFAWDPGARGIARRMAERLDAALVLSTVSRLVIDCNRLPSDPDSIVAIGETTPVPGNATVDAAERDRRVAEAYTPYHEAIETALARRPAQSGAVSLCAVHTFTPVMRGVARPWHVGIVHHPGDALADRVIAILKREPGLVVGDNEPYAPADRVYHTLDRHGTVRGLATIMIEVRNDLATTDEEERRWGDRLAAALDEALGASPGA; translated from the coding sequence GTGACGGAAGCCGAACCCGCGGACCTGGACATTTCGGAGCGCGGCGGCGCGGCTGCGGTGATCGAGCGCCCCGAGGGTGCCGGACGCTGGCTGCTCCTCTGCGATCACGCCTCCAACCGCCTGCCCGCCCGCTACGGCACGCTCGGCCTCGGCGCCGCCGACCTGACCCGGCATTTCGCCTGGGACCCGGGCGCCCGCGGCATCGCCCGCCGGATGGCCGAACGGCTCGATGCGGCCCTGGTGCTGTCGACCGTGTCGCGCCTGGTGATCGACTGCAACCGCCTGCCGAGCGACCCGGATTCGATCGTCGCGATCGGCGAGACGACGCCGGTTCCGGGCAATGCGACGGTCGATGCGGCCGAGCGCGACCGCCGTGTGGCGGAAGCCTACACGCCCTATCACGAGGCCATCGAGACGGCGCTCGCCCGGCGCCCGGCGCAGTCCGGCGCCGTCTCGCTCTGCGCGGTGCATACCTTCACGCCCGTGATGCGCGGCGTGGCACGGCCCTGGCATGTCGGGATCGTCCATCACCCCGGCGATGCGCTGGCCGATCGCGTGATCGCGATCCTGAAGCGCGAACCGGGGCTCGTCGTCGGCGACAACGAGCCCTATGCCCCGGCCGACCGCGTCTATCATACGCTCGACCGGCACGGCACCGTCCGCGGCCTGGCGACCATCATGATCGAGGTCCGCAACGACCTCGCCACCACCGACGAGGAGGAACGCCGCTGGGGCGACCGCCTCGCCGCCGCTCTCGACGAGGCCCTTGGGGCGTCGCCGGGCGCATGA
- a CDS encoding amino acid permease, whose translation MSSLDADQYSDRDKKEDVHILHSMGYAQELERRMSRFSNFAISFSIICILSGGINSLAQATSGAGGAAIGYGWPLGCLISGVFALAMAQIASAYPTAGGLYHWGSILGNRFTGWVTAWLNLLGLVTVLGAINTGTWGFFAGSIAPWFDIVTDTTTSAGFRNQIVFVAAITFVQALINHFGIRLTAKLTDFSGYLIFATAIVLTVVLLFGVKTWDLQRLFTFTNYSGLPEGDAPVWPKGDNVWYVFALGLLLPIYTITGYDASAHTSEETQKAAHSVPAGIVSSVWWSFLFGYLMLCAFVLAIPDMNEAAKQGWNVFFWTMDSATHPMVAKALYIAIFVAQFLCGLATVTSVSRMIFAFARDGGLPASGLLSKVSPAHRTPVAAIWTGSLLAVLFVWGASLVTIAGSSAYTIVVSCTVIFLFISFTIPIALGMVVYGTAKWPKPGPWNMGGFLFRIVAFLSVVAMVAIFVIGIQPPNDWALYITVGFLLLTAIVWIAFENKRFQGPPIGDMIAKRQRDIREAEKAVGEI comes from the coding sequence ATGAGCAGCCTGGACGCGGACCAATATTCCGATCGCGACAAGAAGGAAGACGTGCACATCCTCCATTCCATGGGCTATGCCCAGGAACTGGAACGGCGGATGAGCCGCTTCTCCAACTTCGCCATCTCCTTCTCGATCATCTGCATCCTGTCCGGCGGCATCAATTCGCTGGCCCAGGCGACCTCGGGCGCCGGCGGCGCGGCGATCGGCTACGGCTGGCCGCTCGGCTGCCTGATCTCCGGCGTCTTCGCCCTGGCGATGGCGCAGATCGCTTCGGCCTATCCGACGGCCGGCGGCCTCTATCACTGGGGTTCGATCCTCGGCAACCGCTTCACCGGCTGGGTCACCGCCTGGCTCAATCTGCTCGGCCTGGTCACCGTGCTCGGCGCCATCAACACCGGCACCTGGGGCTTCTTCGCCGGCTCGATCGCGCCCTGGTTCGACATCGTCACCGATACGACGACCTCGGCCGGTTTCCGCAACCAGATCGTCTTCGTGGCGGCGATCACCTTCGTGCAGGCGCTGATCAACCATTTCGGCATCCGCCTGACCGCCAAGCTGACCGACTTCTCCGGCTACCTGATCTTCGCCACGGCGATCGTGCTGACGGTCGTGCTGCTGTTCGGCGTCAAGACCTGGGACCTCCAGCGCCTGTTCACCTTCACCAACTATTCCGGACTGCCGGAAGGCGATGCGCCGGTCTGGCCGAAGGGCGACAACGTCTGGTACGTCTTCGCGCTCGGCCTGCTGCTGCCGATCTATACGATCACCGGCTACGACGCCTCCGCGCATACTTCGGAAGAGACCCAGAAGGCCGCCCATTCGGTGCCGGCCGGCATCGTCTCGTCGGTCTGGTGGTCGTTCCTGTTCGGCTACCTGATGCTGTGCGCCTTCGTGCTCGCGATTCCCGACATGAACGAGGCCGCCAAGCAGGGCTGGAACGTCTTCTTCTGGACCATGGATTCGGCCACCCACCCGATGGTCGCCAAGGCGCTCTACATCGCCATCTTCGTCGCCCAGTTCCTGTGCGGCCTGGCGACCGTCACCTCGGTGTCGCGCATGATCTTCGCCTTCGCCCGCGACGGCGGCCTGCCGGCCTCCGGATTGCTTTCGAAGGTCAGCCCGGCCCATCGCACGCCGGTGGCTGCGATCTGGACCGGCTCGCTCCTGGCGGTCCTGTTCGTCTGGGGCGCCTCGCTGGTCACCATCGCCGGTTCCTCGGCCTATACGATCGTGGTGTCCTGCACGGTCATCTTCCTGTTCATCTCCTTCACCATTCCGATCGCGCTCGGCATGGTGGTCTACGGCACGGCGAAGTGGCCGAAGCCGGGACCGTGGAACATGGGCGGCTTCCTGTTCCGCATCGTCGCCTTCCTGTCGGTCGTGGCCATGGTGGCGATCTTCGTGATCGGCATCCAGCCGCCGAACGACTGGGCGCTCTACATCACCGTCGGCTTCCTGCTGCTGACCGCGATCGTGTGGATCGCCTTCGAGAACAAGCGCTTCCAGGGCCCGCCGATCGGCGACATGATCGCCAAGCGGCAGCGCGACATACGGGAAGCCGAGAAGGCCGTGGGCGAGATCTGA
- a CDS encoding glutamine synthetase family protein, with protein MTETSPIRTAEDAARYIRERDIPYVKVGVFDTDGIMRGKYMARDKFLSALEKGFGFCDVVLGWDSNDQLYDNVTLTGWHTAYPDAEVRVVPQSMRTIPFEENVPLFLAEFAGAHEAACPRGTLRRVLDRAASHGYGVMSAVEFEFFVFDETPHSVREKKYKNLTNITPGFYGYSMLRSSVHAEFYQELLDTARLMDFEIEGLHTETGPGVLEAAIRVDSALAAADKAALFKTYTKILAQRRGWMATFMAKWSKDWPGQSGHIHCSLTKDGKGVFHDPSKPHGISDTMRWWIGGQQALLPELLAMVACTVNSYTRLIPGFWAPTDATWGVENRTCALRAIPGSEKSQRVEFRIAAADINPYIALAAAIGAGLWGIENRIEPDAPVVGNSYAKKHPAKRQLPRTLWDSAQRLKASKAARSLFGDTFVDHYAATREWEEREFRRAITDWEMERYFEII; from the coding sequence ATGACCGAGACGAGCCCGATCCGGACCGCCGAAGACGCCGCCCGCTACATCCGCGAACGCGACATTCCCTACGTCAAGGTCGGGGTCTTCGACACGGACGGGATCATGCGCGGCAAGTACATGGCGCGCGACAAGTTCCTGTCGGCGCTGGAGAAAGGCTTCGGCTTCTGCGACGTGGTGCTCGGCTGGGATTCCAACGACCAACTCTACGACAACGTCACCCTGACCGGCTGGCACACCGCCTATCCGGACGCCGAGGTGCGCGTCGTGCCGCAGTCCATGCGCACGATTCCCTTCGAGGAGAACGTGCCGCTGTTCCTGGCCGAATTCGCCGGCGCCCACGAGGCGGCCTGCCCGCGCGGCACGCTGCGCCGGGTGCTCGACCGCGCCGCGAGCCACGGCTACGGCGTGATGAGCGCGGTCGAGTTCGAGTTCTTCGTCTTCGACGAGACGCCGCATTCGGTGCGCGAGAAGAAATACAAGAACCTGACAAACATCACGCCGGGCTTCTACGGCTATTCCATGCTGCGCTCGAGCGTGCATGCCGAATTCTATCAGGAACTGCTCGACACCGCCCGGCTGATGGATTTCGAGATCGAGGGCCTGCACACCGAGACCGGCCCGGGCGTGCTCGAAGCCGCGATCCGGGTCGACAGCGCGCTGGCGGCCGCCGACAAGGCCGCACTCTTCAAGACCTACACCAAGATCCTCGCCCAGCGGCGCGGCTGGATGGCGACCTTCATGGCCAAGTGGTCGAAGGACTGGCCCGGCCAGTCCGGCCATATCCACTGCTCGCTGACCAAGGACGGCAAGGGCGTGTTCCACGACCCCTCCAAGCCGCACGGCATTTCCGACACCATGCGCTGGTGGATCGGCGGCCAGCAGGCCCTGCTCCCTGAACTGCTCGCGATGGTGGCCTGCACGGTCAACAGCTACACCCGCCTGATCCCTGGCTTCTGGGCGCCGACCGACGCCACCTGGGGCGTCGAGAACCGCACCTGCGCGCTGCGCGCCATACCGGGCTCGGAGAAGTCGCAGCGCGTCGAGTTCCGCATCGCCGCCGCCGACATCAATCCCTATATCGCGCTCGCCGCCGCGATCGGCGCCGGCCTGTGGGGCATCGAGAACCGGATCGAGCCGGATGCGCCGGTGGTCGGCAATTCCTATGCGAAGAAGCACCCGGCCAAGCGCCAGCTGCCGCGCACGCTGTGGGATTCGGCCCAGCGCCTGAAGGCCTCGAAGGCCGCCCGCTCGCTGTTCGGCGACACCTTCGTCGACCATTATGCCGCCACGCGCGAATGGGAAGAGCGCGAGTTCCGCCGCGCCATCACCGATTGGGAGATGGAGCGCTACTTCGAGATCATCTGA
- a CDS encoding aldehyde dehydrogenase family protein, with the protein MSARIQCISPVDGSLYVDRPVATPSEIDAALARARAAQKAWRRVPVGERARLVGGLVEAMKAMGNRIGEELAWQMGRPIRYGQGELRGVEERTTYMVGIAEEALAPVLPKDVRPGFERYVTRDPLGIVFTIAPWNYPYLTTVNSVVPALIAGNAVILKHAAQTLLVGDRFQEAFDRIGLPAGLFQHLVLSHDQTIGIIAGGHVNHVAFTGSVPAGRAIERACAGTFTTCGLELGGKDPAYVMADANLPFAVENLVDGAFFNSGQCCCGIERIYVHESLYDGFVQGFVDLTAKYVLGSPLSADTTLGPMARTNLADVVRRQTAEAIAAGATAHLDPKTFPENRDGSPYLAPQVLTGVGHTMSVMTEESFGPVVGIMKVKDDAEAIGLMNDSPYGLTASIWTEDAAAAKRVGAEVETGTVYMNRCDYLDPGLVWTGVKDTGHGAALSAIGYDALTRPKSYHLRLTTN; encoded by the coding sequence ATGTCCGCCAGAATCCAGTGCATCTCCCCCGTCGACGGCAGCCTCTATGTCGACCGCCCCGTCGCCACGCCGAGCGAGATCGACGCGGCGCTCGCCCGCGCCCGCGCCGCCCAGAAGGCCTGGCGCCGGGTCCCGGTCGGCGAGCGCGCCCGCCTCGTCGGCGGGCTGGTCGAGGCCATGAAGGCGATGGGCAACCGGATCGGCGAGGAACTCGCCTGGCAGATGGGCCGCCCGATCCGCTACGGCCAGGGCGAGCTGCGCGGTGTCGAGGAGCGCACCACCTACATGGTCGGCATCGCCGAGGAAGCGCTCGCCCCGGTGCTGCCGAAGGACGTGCGCCCCGGCTTCGAGCGCTACGTCACGCGCGATCCACTCGGCATCGTCTTCACCATCGCCCCGTGGAACTATCCCTATCTGACGACCGTCAACTCGGTCGTCCCGGCGCTGATCGCCGGCAATGCGGTGATCCTGAAGCATGCCGCGCAGACGCTCCTGGTCGGCGACCGCTTCCAGGAGGCCTTCGACCGGATCGGCCTGCCGGCCGGCCTGTTCCAGCACCTCGTCCTGTCGCACGACCAGACCATCGGGATTATCGCGGGCGGCCACGTCAACCATGTCGCCTTCACCGGCTCGGTCCCGGCCGGCCGCGCCATCGAGCGCGCCTGCGCCGGCACCTTCACGACCTGCGGCCTGGAGCTCGGCGGCAAGGACCCGGCCTATGTGATGGCCGACGCCAACCTGCCCTTCGCGGTCGAGAACCTGGTCGACGGCGCCTTCTTCAATTCCGGACAATGCTGCTGCGGCATCGAGCGCATCTATGTCCACGAGAGCCTCTATGACGGCTTCGTGCAGGGCTTCGTCGACCTGACCGCGAAATACGTGCTCGGCAGCCCGCTCTCCGCTGACACCACCCTCGGCCCGATGGCGCGCACCAACCTCGCCGACGTGGTCCGCCGCCAGACCGCCGAGGCGATCGCCGCCGGGGCCACCGCGCATCTCGATCCGAAGACCTTCCCGGAAAACCGCGACGGCTCGCCCTATCTGGCGCCGCAGGTGCTGACCGGGGTCGGCCACACCATGAGCGTGATGACGGAGGAGAGCTTCGGCCCGGTCGTCGGCATCATGAAGGTCAAGGACGACGCCGAGGCGATCGGGCTGATGAACGACAGCCCCTACGGCCTGACCGCCTCGATCTGGACCGAGGACGCGGCCGCCGCCAAGCGCGTCGGCGCGGAGGTCGAGACCGGCACGGTCTACATGAACCGCTGCGACTATCTCGATCCGGGCCTGGTCTGGACCGGCGTCAAGGATACCGGCCACGGCGCCGCCCTGTCGGCGATCGGCTACGACGCCTTGACCCGCCCGAAGAGCTACCACCTGCGCCTGACCACGAACTGA
- a CDS encoding iron-containing alcohol dehydrogenase, translated as MTLRANWNYPTAIRFGAGRIAELADALAVAGIARPLLVTDPGIARLPMLAKVLDGLAAAGRPALVFSDVKPNPVESNIAAGVAAYKAGGHDGVIAFGGGSALDAGKVIAFMTGQTRPMWDFEDIGDWYTRADPAGIAPVVAVPTTAGTGSEVGRAGVITNEASHTKKVIFHPKMMPIVTICDPELTVGLPAFLTAGTGMDALAHCLEAYCAPGYHPMAEGIAVEGMRLVKEYLPRAVKDGTDLEARAHMMSAAAMGATAFQKGLGGIHALSHPVGALYDTHHGMTNAVFMPYVLFFNKKAIKDKMERLARWLDLERGNFAAVMDWVLELREEIGVPHTLAGLKVDDAKADLIAEMAIVDPTAGGNPIPLDKAGALEIFENAIQGDVKSKID; from the coding sequence ATGACGCTCCGCGCCAACTGGAACTACCCGACCGCCATCCGCTTCGGCGCCGGCCGCATCGCCGAGCTTGCCGATGCGCTCGCCGTCGCCGGCATCGCCCGTCCGCTGCTGGTCACCGATCCGGGCATCGCCCGGCTGCCGATGCTCGCCAAGGTGCTCGACGGCCTCGCCGCGGCCGGCCGCCCGGCCCTGGTCTTCTCCGACGTGAAGCCGAACCCGGTCGAATCCAACATCGCCGCCGGCGTCGCCGCCTACAAGGCCGGCGGCCATGACGGCGTGATCGCCTTCGGCGGCGGCTCGGCGCTCGACGCCGGCAAGGTCATCGCCTTCATGACCGGCCAGACCCGGCCGATGTGGGACTTCGAGGATATCGGCGACTGGTACACCCGCGCCGATCCGGCCGGCATCGCACCGGTCGTCGCCGTGCCGACCACGGCCGGCACCGGCTCGGAGGTCGGTCGCGCCGGCGTCATCACCAACGAGGCGTCGCACACCAAGAAGGTCATCTTCCATCCGAAGATGATGCCGATCGTCACCATCTGCGATCCGGAACTGACCGTCGGCCTGCCGGCCTTCCTGACCGCCGGCACCGGCATGGACGCGCTCGCCCATTGCCTGGAGGCCTATTGCGCGCCGGGCTATCACCCGATGGCCGAGGGCATCGCGGTCGAGGGCATGCGGCTGGTCAAGGAGTACCTGCCGCGCGCCGTCAAGGACGGCACCGATCTGGAAGCCCGCGCCCACATGATGTCGGCCGCCGCCATGGGGGCGACCGCCTTCCAGAAGGGCCTCGGCGGCATCCATGCCCTGAGCCATCCGGTCGGCGCGCTCTACGACACCCATCACGGCATGACCAATGCCGTGTTCATGCCCTACGTGCTGTTCTTCAACAAGAAGGCCATCAAGGACAAGATGGAGCGGCTCGCCCGCTGGCTCGACCTGGAGCGCGGCAACTTCGCCGCCGTGATGGACTGGGTGCTGGAGCTGCGCGAAGAGATCGGCGTGCCGCACACGCTGGCCGGCCTCAAGGTCGACGACGCCAAGGCCGACCTGATCGCCGAAATGGCCATCGTCGACCCGACCGCCGGCGGCAACCCGATCCCGCTCGACAAGGCCGGCGCGCTCGAGATCTTCGAGAACGCCATCCAGGGCGACGTGAAGAGCAAGATCGACTGA
- a CDS encoding choline kinase family protein produces MTDLAARAASLACWSGPVSPRPLSGGMTNANFVVEDRGARYVVRIGGDIPHHGILRRNELAASRAAAEIGVSPPVFHVEPGALVVGFIDGRTFRPEDVRDPANLPRLVDLVRRAHTGIPKALRGPAPLFWVFHVLRDYAHTLREAGSRHAAALPGLMADADRFELAVGPVDLIFGHNDLLAANVIDDGNRLWLVDWDYAGFNSPLFDLGGLASNSELAPEACRALIEAYFERPLDDALAYRFAAMTAASLLRETLWSMVSEIASTLDFDYAAYTAENFARYEIARAAFAAMESA; encoded by the coding sequence ATGACCGACCTCGCAGCCCGCGCCGCGTCGCTCGCCTGCTGGTCGGGCCCGGTCAGCCCACGCCCGCTCTCCGGCGGCATGACCAACGCCAATTTCGTCGTCGAGGATCGCGGCGCGCGCTATGTCGTGCGCATCGGCGGCGACATTCCCCATCACGGCATCCTGCGCCGCAACGAGCTCGCCGCCAGCCGGGCCGCCGCCGAGATCGGCGTCTCGCCGCCGGTCTTCCATGTCGAGCCGGGCGCCCTGGTGGTCGGTTTCATCGACGGCCGCACCTTCAGACCTGAGGACGTGCGCGATCCGGCCAACCTGCCGCGCCTCGTCGATCTCGTCCGCCGCGCCCATACCGGGATCCCGAAGGCGCTGCGCGGTCCGGCGCCTTTGTTCTGGGTGTTCCATGTCCTGCGCGACTACGCACACACGCTGCGCGAGGCCGGCAGCCGGCATGCCGCGGCGCTGCCCGGGCTGATGGCCGATGCCGACCGGTTCGAGCTCGCTGTCGGGCCGGTCGACCTGATCTTCGGCCACAACGACCTGCTCGCCGCCAATGTCATCGACGACGGAAACCGGCTCTGGCTGGTCGACTGGGACTATGCTGGCTTCAACTCGCCGCTGTTCGATCTGGGCGGCCTCGCCTCGAATTCCGAGCTCGCTCCCGAAGCGTGCCGGGCGCTGATCGAGGCCTATTTCGAGCGTCCGCTCGACGACGCCCTCGCCTACCGCTTCGCCGCCATGACGGCCGCCTCGCTGCTGCGCGAAACGCTCTGGAGCATGGTCTCCGAGATCGCCAGCACGCTCGACTTCGACTACGCCGCCTACACGGCCGAGAATTTCGCCCGCTACGAGATCGCCCGCGCGGCCTTCGCCGCCATGGAGTCCGCATGA